From a region of the Fischerella sp. JS2 genome:
- a CDS encoding ParA family protein — protein MGYVIATANMKGGVGKTTLSVNIATCLAKEHGKRVLVLDLDSQISATLSLMSPMEFAKRRKNRKTFRYLIDQIINPEPEQKHTIQDIILSQVCNLPGLNLLPGDIDLYDEFVVSEMLHQQAVTLGEKDFETIWNRFERVLLGKLLEPVREEYDFIILDCAPGYNLLTRSALATSNFYILPAKPEPLSVVGIQLLERRIAQLKESHEHEAKIDIQMLGIVFTMSNANLLTGRYYKQVMQRVHQDFGVEKICQTQIPVDVNVAKAVDSFMPVILNAPQSSGSKAFSQLTQELLQKLRIYT, from the coding sequence ATGGGATATGTAATTGCAACTGCAAATATGAAAGGTGGGGTTGGTAAAACAACTCTTAGCGTGAATATAGCGACTTGTTTAGCAAAAGAACATGGTAAGCGAGTACTTGTGCTTGACTTAGATAGTCAAATTAGTGCGACACTTAGTCTCATGTCGCCTATGGAGTTTGCCAAGCGCCGGAAAAACAGAAAGACGTTTAGGTATCTGATAGATCAAATTATCAATCCAGAACCGGAACAGAAACATACAATTCAAGATATAATTCTATCCCAAGTTTGTAATCTCCCCGGATTAAATTTGTTACCAGGGGATATTGATTTGTATGATGAATTTGTTGTTTCCGAAATGCTGCATCAACAAGCAGTTACTTTAGGAGAAAAGGATTTTGAAACTATTTGGAATCGTTTTGAAAGAGTCTTACTTGGTAAACTTTTAGAACCAGTCCGGGAAGAATATGATTTTATCATTTTAGACTGCGCCCCAGGATATAATCTTTTGACTCGTAGTGCTTTAGCTACTAGCAATTTCTACATTCTTCCTGCTAAACCAGAACCTTTATCTGTGGTGGGTATTCAGTTACTAGAAAGACGTATTGCTCAGCTCAAAGAAAGCCACGAACACGAAGCCAAAATTGATATTCAAATGCTGGGAATTGTCTTTACAATGTCTAATGCCAACTTGTTAACTGGCAGATATTATAAACAAGTGATGCAACGCGTTCATCAAGATTTTGGTGTAGAAAAAATATGTCAAACTCAAATACCAGTTGATGTGAATGTTGCGAAAGCAGTTGATAGTTTTATGCCTGTGATTTTAAATGCTCCCCAATCATCAGGTTCTAAAGCTTTTTCTCAGTTAACTCAAGAGTTACTGCAAAAGCTCAGAATATATACATAA
- a CDS encoding DNA translocase FtsK — protein MQYLKEPTEIRMQIAKFALAKTLWLDTEVADWQTSDPKLSLIQILIEPRDLTGKFTYILDVLHQPDLVLFFINQIMINPKVEKIFHNASFDLKYLGGNSAQNVTCTLKIARRIKKDILKVSNLQLKTLATELCHFCDVNKEEQGSDWGKRPLTEKQLHYAAMDTVYLAAVHQYLLKILNHNTVSNIFAHMPNTSKHSKDVSENLSLSATKVRVAFECPRLFYLHQHFGGNSLFIPSDNKLGIGNVFHYLADEFINLATDEPKFKELFQLGVSQLKVEEIASTMQQLFYQLKFSAYLEKAVAKDVNQAQPLLNVWQGLQGLIKRFAEILVVNRRYCSAEKLMSNTFISEGRKLEHYFDLPDESKQKVVGEFDCLVFNFELKRLCVVEFKTYQPVDPSAQLAQVALYSYMLWQKKKVPVDSAVYCVLPEFKEYKYTWEELENTVHRLIPYKLQQMQQWLTWEPPHPNPPPPTTQPHLCEICPQKQKCQTYFVSTDISSIKNSQESVNADAIAEELVATLQSFKIKVDYQGAAVGSAFIRVKLKPHLGVSVNSILRLSKDLQVQLGLADPPFIAPQAGYVSVDLPRCDRQVAKFADYIKPQVLPATAPVKIAIGVNLEGQLVEADLSDPNTCHFLVGGTTGSGKSEFLRSLLLSLIIRHSPKHLKIALVDPKRVTFPEFEEMQWLYAPVVKESDRAIELMDELVTEMELRYQHFEQARCADLTTYNQTSRQSLPRIVCIFDEYADLMAEKETRTALEQYIKRLGAKARAAGIHLIIATQRPEAKIVTPIIRSNLPGRVALRTASEADSKIILGGTETTAAYLLGKGDLLYQNASKLQRLQSLFASNIQIPST, from the coding sequence ATGCAGTACCTGAAAGAACCTACTGAAATCAGGATGCAAATAGCAAAATTTGCCCTGGCTAAAACACTATGGTTAGATACAGAAGTTGCAGATTGGCAAACTTCTGATCCAAAATTGTCATTAATTCAGATACTGATAGAACCTAGAGATTTGACAGGAAAATTTACTTATATTCTTGATGTGTTGCATCAGCCTGATTTGGTTTTATTTTTTATTAACCAAATCATGATTAATCCCAAAGTTGAAAAAATATTTCATAATGCTAGTTTTGATTTAAAGTATTTAGGTGGAAATTCTGCACAGAATGTTACTTGTACTCTGAAAATAGCAAGAAGGATTAAAAAAGATATTTTAAAAGTATCTAACTTGCAACTCAAAACTTTAGCTACTGAATTATGTCACTTTTGTGATGTCAACAAGGAAGAACAGGGAAGTGACTGGGGAAAGCGTCCTTTGACGGAAAAGCAGCTACATTATGCCGCAATGGATACAGTGTACCTAGCTGCTGTGCATCAATATTTATTAAAAATTTTAAATCATAATACTGTCAGTAATATTTTTGCTCATATGCCTAACACCTCAAAGCACTCAAAAGATGTATCTGAAAATTTATCTTTATCTGCTACTAAAGTTAGAGTTGCTTTTGAGTGTCCTCGCCTATTTTATTTGCATCAGCATTTTGGCGGCAATAGCTTATTTATACCATCAGATAATAAACTTGGTATTGGTAATGTATTTCATTATTTAGCTGATGAATTCATTAATTTAGCTACTGATGAACCAAAATTTAAAGAATTATTTCAACTTGGTGTATCCCAATTAAAGGTAGAGGAAATAGCCTCTACCATGCAGCAGCTTTTTTATCAACTCAAATTTTCTGCTTATTTAGAAAAAGCTGTTGCTAAAGATGTCAACCAAGCACAGCCATTATTAAATGTTTGGCAAGGATTACAAGGACTAATCAAACGCTTCGCAGAAATACTTGTAGTCAATCGTCGCTATTGTAGTGCAGAAAAGCTGATGAGTAACACTTTTATCTCAGAAGGACGTAAGCTTGAACATTATTTTGATCTACCTGATGAAAGCAAACAAAAAGTAGTAGGAGAATTTGATTGCTTAGTTTTCAACTTTGAACTCAAGCGCCTTTGTGTAGTTGAATTCAAAACTTATCAGCCTGTAGATCCGTCAGCACAATTAGCGCAAGTTGCACTTTATAGTTACATGCTGTGGCAAAAGAAGAAAGTACCTGTAGATTCAGCAGTATATTGTGTTTTGCCAGAATTTAAAGAGTATAAATATACCTGGGAAGAACTAGAAAATACAGTTCATAGGCTGATTCCTTATAAATTACAACAAATGCAACAATGGTTGACTTGGGAACCACCTCATCCTAATCCACCACCACCGACAACTCAGCCTCACCTGTGTGAAATTTGTCCTCAAAAACAAAAATGTCAAACTTATTTTGTTTCAACAGATATCTCTTCTATAAAGAATAGCCAGGAATCTGTTAATGCTGATGCAATTGCTGAAGAATTGGTTGCAACTCTGCAATCTTTTAAAATCAAAGTTGATTACCAAGGTGCGGCTGTTGGTTCAGCTTTTATTCGTGTGAAGCTGAAACCTCATTTAGGCGTAAGCGTTAACTCGATTTTGCGTTTATCTAAAGATTTACAAGTGCAGTTGGGGTTAGCAGATCCTCCCTTCATTGCACCTCAAGCTGGTTATGTCAGTGTTGATTTACCTCGTTGCGATAGACAAGTTGCGAAGTTTGCAGATTATATCAAGCCACAAGTTTTACCTGCTACAGCACCAGTGAAAATTGCCATTGGGGTAAATTTGGAAGGACAATTAGTAGAGGCTGATTTATCTGATCCGAATACTTGTCATTTTTTGGTTGGGGGTACGACAGGAAGTGGTAAAAGTGAATTTTTGCGATCGCTTCTCCTCAGTCTCATTATTCGTCATTCACCCAAACACCTAAAAATTGCTCTTGTTGATCCCAAACGGGTGACGTTTCCCGAGTTTGAGGAAATGCAGTGGTTGTATGCGCCTGTTGTCAAAGAAAGCGATCGCGCTATTGAATTAATGGATGAACTGGTAACAGAAATGGAATTGCGTTACCAACACTTTGAACAAGCTAGGTGTGCTGATCTAACTACATACAATCAAACTTCTCGTCAGTCTTTACCTCGAATAGTCTGTATTTTTGATGAATACGCCGATTTGATGGCAGAAAAAGAAACCCGCACAGCACTAGAGCAATATATTAAACGATTAGGTGCAAAGGCAAGAGCCGCTGGAATTCATCTAATTATTGCTACTCAACGTCCCGAAGCTAAAATAGTCACTCCCATAATACGCTCAAATTTACCAGGGAGAGTAGCCTTACGTACTGCTAGTGAAGCAGATTCAAAAATTATTCTGGGAGGTACAGAAACAACAGCCGCATATCTATTAGGAAAAGGTGATTTACTTTACCAAAATGCTTCTAAACTACAACGCTTACAAAGTTTATTTGCTAGTAATATTCAAATTCCTTCTACATAA
- a CDS encoding ATP-binding protein has protein sequence MASINEIIQREVNPFDLVNLKTGNFWTEHQDFKSVVESIHQEAINEIEELLQLVTIDHRSRTVLLIGDSGSGKSYLLGRLKHKFNPKAFFAYIGPWAENDYIWRHVLRYTVDSLIKVPNGQQESQLILWLKSLSAFINKNDNIWKLLLNDRQKFIKHLKDNYQQAGIYNPEVFFGVLHDLTNPELYTIACEWLKGDDISEESMQALRVKYCIDTEDAAKNILANFGKISTDTQPIVLCFDQVEASINFNSNSQLIFNINTTIHNDNLKNFLIIISIVKDNWIRCKNYILQSDKARIDRLVSLKPINLDQAESLWADKLQSLHQKANPKPNSPIFPLTQQLLEANFPGGKTMPRNALILGRLEYQKYKILLGNTKVKIPTKHQTNYSSTKTLQNNNQPVITLVNQDSDRIIDISNRERIIAEFQLLWQQEFKKTQSKIGKISLLPATDLIKMVQEVLEALQVQSIKPKLLKGKYASYSLSYQAPDKQDKVGIVWTEDANMTSFFNIMNACQKAIQENICKKLYLIRINTVGNTKLVGYKIYNQIFKGTNHHHIKPNLASVHYLATYDSLVNSAIAQELVLGGNTITLQELQSLTRETKILNKCALLQDLGIISQQGSDTVDRNGKKDLRPVKDFMLNLVKTQSYMGVATLISQSVAQFPEVEETDLQLLIDLLCQEQKVKIINPKAKLQDRLICLVNKI, from the coding sequence ATGGCATCAATCAACGAAATTATTCAACGTGAGGTTAACCCGTTTGACCTAGTAAATTTGAAAACAGGTAATTTTTGGACTGAACATCAAGACTTCAAATCTGTGGTTGAATCTATTCATCAAGAAGCAATCAATGAGATTGAAGAATTATTACAATTAGTGACGATAGACCATCGCAGTCGTACTGTATTGCTGATAGGTGATTCGGGTTCTGGCAAAAGTTATTTACTAGGTAGACTCAAGCATAAATTTAATCCTAAAGCTTTTTTTGCTTATATTGGCCCTTGGGCTGAAAATGACTATATATGGCGACATGTTTTGCGCTATACGGTTGATAGTTTAATCAAAGTACCAAATGGTCAGCAAGAATCTCAACTGATACTTTGGCTAAAGAGCTTATCTGCTTTTATTAATAAAAATGATAACATCTGGAAATTGTTACTGAATGATCGCCAAAAATTTATCAAGCATCTTAAGGATAACTACCAACAGGCAGGTATTTATAATCCTGAGGTTTTTTTCGGAGTGCTACACGACTTGACAAATCCTGAACTTTATACCATAGCGTGCGAGTGGTTAAAAGGAGATGATATCAGTGAAGAATCAATGCAAGCTTTAAGAGTGAAATACTGTATTGATACTGAGGATGCAGCAAAAAATATATTAGCTAATTTTGGTAAAATTTCCACTGATACTCAACCAATAGTTTTATGCTTTGATCAAGTTGAAGCATCAATAAATTTTAATTCAAATTCTCAACTTATTTTTAATATTAATACTACTATTCACAACGACAATCTCAAAAATTTTTTAATAATTATCAGCATAGTTAAGGATAACTGGATACGCTGCAAAAACTATATTTTACAATCAGACAAAGCTCGTATTGACAGGTTAGTATCACTCAAACCTATTAATTTAGATCAAGCAGAATCGCTTTGGGCTGATAAATTACAATCACTACATCAAAAAGCAAACCCTAAACCGAATTCACCTATTTTTCCCTTAACTCAGCAATTATTGGAGGCAAATTTTCCTGGTGGTAAAACAATGCCAAGGAATGCTCTAATCTTGGGTAGATTAGAGTATCAAAAATACAAAATTTTATTAGGAAATACCAAAGTAAAAATTCCTACTAAGCATCAAACAAATTATTCATCTACCAAAACATTACAAAATAATAATCAGCCAGTTATTACACTCGTAAATCAAGACTCTGATAGAATAATTGATATATCAAATCGAGAAAGAATCATAGCTGAATTTCAACTTCTATGGCAGCAGGAATTTAAGAAAACTCAAAGTAAAATAGGAAAAATATCTCTTTTACCAGCAACTGACTTAATCAAGATGGTGCAAGAAGTTTTAGAGGCATTACAAGTACAATCGATTAAGCCAAAACTGCTCAAAGGTAAATATGCTAGCTATTCCTTAAGTTATCAAGCACCTGATAAACAAGACAAAGTAGGAATAGTGTGGACAGAAGATGCTAATATGACAAGTTTTTTCAATATAATGAATGCTTGTCAAAAAGCAATTCAAGAAAATATTTGTAAAAAACTATATTTGATTAGAATCAACACGGTAGGAAACACAAAACTGGTTGGTTATAAAATCTATAATCAAATTTTCAAAGGAACCAATCATCATCACATTAAACCAAATCTTGCTTCAGTTCATTACTTAGCAACATACGATAGTTTAGTAAATTCTGCGATCGCTCAGGAATTGGTGCTTGGTGGTAATACTATTACTTTACAAGAACTACAATCTTTAACTCGTGAAACTAAAATTTTAAATAAATGTGCTTTATTGCAGGATTTAGGAATTATTTCTCAACAAGGTTCTGATACTGTTGATAGAAACGGCAAAAAAGATTTGCGACCAGTTAAAGATTTTATGCTAAATTTAGTCAAAACTCAAAGCTATATGGGAGTAGCAACTTTAATTTCCCAGTCTGTTGCTCAGTTTCCTGAAGTAGAAGAAACTGATCTTCAACTCTTGATTGATTTATTATGTCAGGAACAAAAAGTAAAAATTATCAATCCTAAAGCTAAGTTACAAGACCGATTAATTTGTTTAGTCAATAAAATATAA
- a CDS encoding transcription factor RcaD has protein sequence MDTNELKFLLKLLGCSNYRASLSGSVFKTFKGKDNICRDLGDRNLVDFSRETATVKILSPGQALLKLDPAELPITDKERKVLEKLSKTSGKITPSKITSLKAAERDTILKTLSDRGLIEVELKIKRTKPEVWLTERGIEFLRDDYSPKGAANISLDLLNNYVRFLRKTLRVKPEQVSTSAVHSTESGVETIINITDEEILQTIQKLDKELGTDNYLPIYHLRQKLQPPLSRDELDKALYRLQRNDQIEFSTLLDPKPYTPEQVDAGIQQNVGGSLFFISVN, from the coding sequence ATGGATACTAATGAATTAAAGTTCTTACTAAAGCTGTTAGGATGTTCTAACTATCGAGCAAGCCTTAGTGGTAGTGTTTTCAAAACCTTTAAAGGTAAAGATAATATATGTCGAGATTTAGGCGATCGCAATCTAGTAGACTTTTCGCGTGAGACTGCCACAGTCAAGATTTTATCGCCTGGTCAAGCACTATTGAAACTTGATCCAGCCGAATTACCGATTACAGATAAAGAACGTAAAGTTTTAGAGAAGCTAAGTAAAACTTCAGGCAAAATCACTCCTAGTAAGATTACTTCACTCAAAGCCGCAGAAAGAGACACAATATTGAAAACTTTAAGCGATCGCGGATTAATTGAAGTTGAACTTAAAATCAAAAGAACGAAACCTGAGGTTTGGCTGACTGAACGTGGAATAGAATTTTTACGAGATGACTACAGTCCCAAAGGTGCTGCAAACATTAGCTTGGATCTACTAAATAATTACGTGCGCTTTCTGCGAAAAACTTTGAGAGTTAAACCAGAACAAGTCTCTACTTCAGCTGTTCACAGTACAGAGTCAGGTGTTGAGACGATTATCAATATCACTGACGAAGAAATTTTACAAACTATCCAGAAATTAGATAAAGAGCTTGGTACTGATAATTATTTGCCAATTTACCATTTGCGGCAAAAGTTGCAACCGCCATTGTCACGGGATGAGTTGGATAAGGCGCTGTATCGGTTACAAAGGAATGATCAAATTGAGTTTAGCACCCTATTAGATCCAAAACCTTATACTCCAGAACAAGTTGATGCTGGAATTCAACAAAATGTAGGTGGTTCGCTGTTTTTTATCAGTGTTAACTAG
- a CDS encoding glycosyltransferase family 2 protein, translated as MPKISICIPTFNRVKLLPFAIDSVLQQTYQDLELIICDDGSRDGTPKLISQYTDSRIRYIRHSQNIGKSNNMRSGFEAATGEYFIKFDDDDRLTPDFLVRTATILDQDHSIDFVSTDHWIINIDNIKDEVKTQDNSRRWGRANLSAGVVNNLLEVVFIQQSFQIGATLFRRQTLSELEFMQPNWQNCEDNDLFVRLALAGKKGYYLPELLMEYRVHAEQQGINRAIPYLQDKLRYLSSYKFESDKLEKVRLQRLAETQLFLGLRLIEKGEVKKGRELVFAGKSFSVAKAWTGLWLSFLPGGVRGKAFEVLRQVRG; from the coding sequence ATGCCAAAAATCAGTATTTGTATTCCAACTTTTAACCGAGTTAAGCTTTTACCTTTTGCTATTGACAGTGTACTACAGCAAACTTATCAAGACTTAGAATTAATTATCTGTGATGATGGTTCTCGTGATGGTACACCCAAATTAATCTCGCAATACACAGATAGCCGCATTAGATATATTCGCCACTCGCAAAATATCGGTAAAAGCAATAATATGCGCTCTGGGTTTGAGGCTGCTACAGGTGAATATTTTATCAAATTTGATGATGATGATAGATTAACACCAGATTTTTTAGTACGTACTGCAACCATTTTAGATCAAGACCATAGCATTGATTTTGTTAGTACTGACCATTGGATTATTAATATTGACAATATTAAAGATGAAGTCAAAACTCAAGACAATTCTCGTCGCTGGGGTAGAGCAAATTTATCAGCAGGTGTTGTAAATAATTTATTAGAAGTAGTATTTATTCAACAAAGTTTTCAAATTGGTGCAACTTTATTTCGTCGCCAAACTTTGTCAGAGTTAGAGTTTATGCAACCTAATTGGCAAAATTGCGAGGACAATGATTTATTTGTGCGGCTCGCTTTAGCAGGTAAAAAAGGTTATTATTTACCAGAATTGTTGATGGAATATCGCGTACATGCAGAACAGCAAGGAATCAATCGTGCTATTCCTTATTTGCAGGATAAATTGCGGTATTTAAGTAGTTATAAATTTGAGTCAGATAAGTTAGAGAAAGTTAGGTTACAGCGTCTTGCAGAAACACAGTTGTTCTTAGGTTTGCGGTTGATTGAAAAGGGAGAAGTTAAAAAAGGTAGAGAGTTAGTTTTTGCCGGTAAGTCTTTTTCTGTTGCTAAAGCGTGGACTGGGTTATGGTTATCGTTTTTACCTGGGGGTGTGAGGGGAAAGGCGTTTGAAGTATTGCGACAGGTACGGGGGTAG
- a CDS encoding Npun_R2821/Npun_R2822 family protein translates to MKTVGIYTLANDAVYDQLVALLNSIERNISPEIPVCIIPYNQQLELIAKEIKSRPNVSLFENWETIQRWDDFVNQVWDAHPRTQESQLTRPGWYKGFVHRKFAAFDGDFEKFIFYDADSLVMKPIDDVLIKLDTYDLVFDDWEHAKPEAATDINLELAQRATNIAKAQLRSRIHCNSFFGSHQGLFGIDQLNNLMHHLIEKREVEWINKKFWWSSSALFNYMTIDGKYSIFNYTLSPNGEDKTGNCANADLFVNIDNILYNQEGLKPIHRIHYMSYPASDFARLCRGEDVNICYREEFLYYRFLKQPKQKPQQLKPPTVTAKTNRLIKRVMKKIKRTIA, encoded by the coding sequence ATGAAAACAGTTGGTATTTATACTCTTGCTAATGATGCTGTTTATGACCAGTTGGTTGCATTATTAAATAGCATTGAAAGAAATATTAGTCCAGAGATCCCAGTTTGTATTATTCCCTATAATCAACAATTAGAGCTAATTGCAAAAGAAATTAAGTCTAGACCAAATGTTAGTCTTTTTGAGAATTGGGAGACAATTCAGCGTTGGGATGATTTTGTCAATCAAGTGTGGGATGCTCATCCAAGAACTCAAGAATCTCAGTTAACCCGTCCTGGCTGGTATAAAGGTTTTGTTCATAGAAAATTCGCTGCATTTGATGGAGATTTTGAAAAGTTCATATTTTATGATGCCGACAGCTTAGTAATGAAACCAATTGATGATGTCTTAATCAAACTAGACACTTACGATTTAGTTTTTGATGATTGGGAACATGCCAAGCCTGAAGCTGCTACAGATATTAATCTTGAACTTGCCCAACGTGCAACTAATATTGCAAAAGCTCAATTACGTTCTAGAATTCATTGCAATAGTTTTTTTGGTTCCCACCAGGGACTCTTTGGAATTGATCAATTAAATAATCTGATGCACCACCTGATTGAAAAAAGAGAAGTTGAATGGATAAATAAAAAATTTTGGTGGTCAAGTTCAGCTTTATTTAATTACATGACGATAGATGGCAAGTACTCTATTTTTAACTATACTCTTAGCCCTAACGGTGAAGACAAAACAGGTAATTGTGCTAATGCAGATTTATTTGTCAATATTGACAATATCCTTTACAACCAAGAGGGATTAAAACCTATTCATCGGATTCACTATATGAGCTACCCTGCCAGTGATTTTGCCCGTTTGTGTCGTGGTGAAGATGTTAATATTTGCTATCGAGAAGAATTTTTATATTATCGATTTCTCAAACAACCAAAGCAGAAACCACAGCAACTAAAACCGCCAACTGTAACAGCAAAGACTAATCGATTAATTAAAAGGGTGATGAAGAAAATTAAAAGAACGATTGCTTGA